The region CCGGTGGAGCTTACGTTCCAGCGATGAGTGATGAGACCGTCATCGTTAAAGAAAATGGTACGATCTTTTTAGGAGGACCGCCATTAGTCAAAGCAGCAACGGGAGAAGTTGTTGATGCTCAAGCTTTGGGTGGTGCACAAGTTCACTGTGAAAACTCGGGTGTAACAGATCACTTTGCGGAAGATGACGAGCATGCTGTTGAAATCACTCGCTCCATCGTCGCACATTTAAATCACAAAAAAACTGTGACGATGCAGATTCTTCCTGTGGAAGAGCCACTGTTTGACTCTCAAGAAATCTATGGCGTGATTCCTAAGGATTCACGTGTGCCATTTGATGTCCGCGAAATCATCGCACGTATTGTGGATGGTTCTCGTTTCCATGAATTCAAAGCTTTATATGGAAAAACTTTGGTGACTGGCTTTGCACATATTTATGGAATGCCAGTGGGTATTATCGCCAACAACGGTGTATTGTTCAGCGAAAGTGCTCAGAAGGCTGCGCACTTTATCGAGCTTTGTGAGCAACGTGAAATTCCGTTGATCTTTTTGCAAAATATCACAGGTTTCATGGTTGGTAAGAAATATGAAAATGAGGGCATCGCGAAACACGGTGCTAAGATGGTTATGGCCGTTTCTAACGCCCACGTTCCTAAATTCACTGTGGTGATTGGTGGTTCGTACGGAGCGGGGAACTACGGAATGTGCGGTCGTGCCTATCAGCCTCGTCAATTGTGGATGTGGCCGAACGCTAAGATCAGCGTCATGGGCGGAGAGCAAGCTGCAAACGTTTTGTTAACCGTAAAATTGGATCAAATGGCAGCCAAAGGCCAAACCATGGGTACTGAAGAACAGGCGGAATTTAAACGCCCTACTTTGGAAAAGTATGAACACGAAAGCTCCGCATACTATTCGTCGGCTCGCTTGTGGGATGATGGGATCATTGATCCCGCAGACACACGCCGGGTTTTGGCATTAGGTATTGCGGCAAGCCTTAACAAGTCTTGGGGTGAAAAGTCCCAGGGCGTCTTTAGGATGTAGGTCATGAACTTTGTTGTCATCGCGGAAATGGATCACGTTGCTTACGTTAAGTTGAACAGACCGGACGTGCGCAACGCTTTTAACCCTGAAATGATCGCAGAAATTACCGAGACATTTCATCAGTTAGAAATGCGTCGTGATCTGCGTGCCGTTGTATTGCAAGGGGAGGGTAAATCCTTTTGCGCCGGTGCTGATTTGAACTGGATGAGAGAAATGGTAAATTTCTCTTACCATCAAAACCGCGAAGATTCTTTGCGTCTGTTTGCAATGTTTGAAGCTATCGCGAAATGCACTCTTCCGATCATTGGGTTGATTCATGGCGCTGCCTTTGGTGGTGCTTTAGGTTTGGTCGCAGTTTGTGATGAAGTCATTGCAGAAGAGGGTACTCAGTTTTGCTTTAGTGAAGTGAAACTCGGAATTGCACCCGCAGTCATCAGCGCGTTTGTTCAACGTAAAGCTGTTGCTGGTAAAGTTCGTCCTTTGATGCTTTCTGGAGCTGTTTTCAATCCTCAAGTGGCCCAGCAAGCCGGTCTGGTGACTGAGATTGCACCGGTCGGTGAGGGGCATAACCTTTTGCAAAAGATTATCGCCAATTACAAGCAAGGCGGTGCGGAAGCAGTTCGTGAAACGAAAAAACTTTTGAATGACATCGCGAATTTAACGTGGGAACAACAGCGTGATCGCACAACTCACTTGATTGCAGAACGTCGTGCCAGCGATGAAGGTCAGGAGGGGCTTAAGTCCTTTCTTGAAAAACGCGAACCATCGTGGAGAAGTTAGTCGCAGTCCTTTGCGTTTTGATCGCCATCTTTTCCGTACAAGGTGGCGCAAGCTTCGCGAAACAATTATTTCCATTAATAGGTCCACAAGCTGCAACTTTTTGGCGTGCATGGTTTTCTGCACTCATCCTGCTTGCGATTTACCGTCCTTGGACTCAGAAATTTTCTGCAAGCACTCTTAAAACAGTTGCTATTTATGGTGTCTGTTTGGCTTGTATGAATTTAACGTTCTATCTATCGATTGAACGTGTTCCACTTGGTGTTGCGGTCGCTTTAGAATTCACAGGTCCCTTGGCCGTTGCGATCTTAGGATCTAAAAGAGTCTTAGATATCTTGTGGGTGGCTTTGGCAGCGGCAGGTATCATTTTAATTTTACCTCATTCAGATTTTTCAAAAAATATAGATTTGCTCGGGGCCCTGTTGGCTTTGATCGCTGGCGCTTTTTGGGGTTTTTATATTATCTTGGCGAAAAAAGTGGGCTCGAAAATTCCAGGTGGAACTGCCACTGCAATGGGACTAACAGTGGCGGCCTTAACGGTAACAGTTCCGGCGGTCTCCCACGTCCATCCGTCAGTATACGACAATCAAATGTGGTTGATGATTTTGGGGATGGCTATCTTATCAGGAGCGATTCCGTTTTCATTGGAAATGATCGCATTAAGGCGAATTCCTTCAAAGACTTTCGGTGTTTTCATGAGTATGGAGCCAGCCGTTGCCGCACTTATGGGGCTTCTTTTTTTAAATGAGAGGCTGTCGGACACGCAAATGGTTGCAATTGTGTGCGTGATGGCTGCATCTTGCGGAAGCTCTCTCACGTCTCGCTCGGTCAAAGTTCCCGGTAAGCAACCGATAGCAAATGCAAAACTTTTCGGCATTTGGTGAGGCTTCTTGATTCACTTTTTGGAAACTTAATGCGAATTGAAACAAACTCTGACACTTCCAACGCGGTCAAATTCTAAGTATTTTGATTTCTTTCAATCACCAAATAGTCCACCACCCAAAATTTGGAAGAGAAGGTTTTTAGCTCTATGGAGCCCTTGGTTAAAGCACACTCTGCCTAGGGAAATGGCCGTCTTTTCGTTGCTTTAACCAGGATTCGTCGATATAGATTAAGCTCTAAAATTGGAGCTTTTGCACCATGACGAAAATGCCTGGAAAATTCACTCGTATCGCTATCGCCAACCGCGGAGAAGTCGCGGTTCGTATTATCAAAGCTTGCGAAGAATTGGGAATCGAAACCGTTCTTTTGCACTCTGAAGCCGACATTCATTCTCGTGCCTTTCGAATGGCGACAAAAACAATCTGCATCGGTCCTGCGCCGACAGCAGAAAGTTACTTAAACATCGAAGCAAATATTAACGGAGCCCTAGCTGGTGGCGCGCAAGCGATCCATCCTGGCTTTGGATTCTTGTCTGAGAACGCTGATTTTGCTGAAGCGGTTACTAAAGCGGGGCTGACATTTATTGGTCCATCAGCGGAAGCGATTCGTTCTTTGGGTGATAAGGTTCACTGTAAAGAGCTTGCGAAAAAAGCCGGTCTTCCTTTGGTTCCTGGATATCAGGGCGAAAACCAACAAGTTGCAAACTTGATCACTGAAGCAGAACGCATTGGTTATCCCGTGATCGTGAAAGCCGCTGCTGGCGGTGGTGGTCGCGGTATGAAATTAATCAAGTCATCTGCGGAAGCTGCGGAGTTGATTGAATCGGCTCAGCGTGAAGCCCAATCTGCTTTCGGTTCGCCAAAAGTTTTCTTGGAAAAATACTTAGACCGCGCAAAACACATCGAATTCCAAATTTTTGGTGATTCGATTGGTAACGTGGCTCACTTCTTTGATCGCGAGTGCTCAGTGCAACGTCGCCATCAAAAAATCATCGAGGAAGCAACTTCTCCGTCTTTGACCGATGATCTTCGTCGTCGTATGGGGGAGGCCGCTTGTGCCATCGCCACTTTGGGTAAATACAAAGGTGCGGGTACGGTTGAGTTTTTGCTTCAAGATGGTGAATTTTATTTGCTTGAAGTGAATACGCGTTTGCAAGTTGAGCATCCAGTGACTGAAGAAGTTTTGGGTGTGGACCTGGTAAAAATGCAGATCATGACAGCTCAAGGTGAATACATACATGATCCAAAAATGATCCGTATTCCTCGTGGTCATTCTATCGAGTGCCGAATTTACGCTGAAAATCCATTCTTGGGTGGCGTGCCGAGTACAGGTTTGTTAGGTCACGTTGAATGGCCCGAGGGCCCCGGCCGTCGCTATGAATATGGTTTTGATTCTGGTGATACGATCACCCCATACTATGACCCGATGATCGCGAAGGTGATTGTTTGGGACGAGAACCGTCCTCGCGCGATTCAAAAAATGATCCGCGTGTTGAAAGACTCGGTCGTGTTCGGTGTTCACACAAATATTCCGTATTTGATTGAGATTCTTTCACATAAAGAATTCGTGATGGGGACGATGACGACAAGATTCATCGAAACTTATTTCGCAGATCCGATCAAAGAACCTGAGCTGAATGAAGTTGAAAAGAAACTTGCAGCGGCAGCATTGGCGCAAGCTCGTGGTGCTCAAACATCGGGAACTCAAGCAAGCACATCACCATGGGCATCTTATTGGAGAGGTATCTAATGGACGTTAAGGTTCGTATCGACGGTGTCGATCACAAAGGGCAGGCTCAATTGCTTCAAGGCACATTGTGGGTGCATGTGAATGGACGTACTTTCACTATGGACGCGGGAGCTGGCCGTAAGTCTCGTAAAAAAGCGGGTGCTGGAGGTTCCTCTGATACTGTGTCCGCCCCAATGCCAGGCAAAGTGACTAAAATTTTGGTACAAACGGGTGCAGAGCTTAAAGCGGGACAAGCAGTTTTAGTAATGGAAGCCATGAAAATGGAGTACACTTTAAAAGCTGATATCGCTGGAACTGTGGATTCAGTTTCTTGCGCTGTCGGTGAGCAAGTGGCTTTAGGTAAAGCACTTGTGAAAATTAAACCTTCTGCTGAATAAGAAATTTATGGCTAAGAATTCGGTTGCGATTGTGGAAATGGGACTACGAGACGGTTTGCAAAACGAGAAAGTCGTTTTGGATGCCGACACGCGTGTTGAATTTGCACGTCGTTTGATCGAAGCCGGCACAAAACGTGTTGAGATCGGTGCCTTTGTTTCTCCGCAATGGGTTCCGCAAATGGCGGGGACTAAAGAAGTCGTCAGCAAAGCTTTCGGTTTGCAAAAGTCGGGTCAAATTCCCAAAAAGACTGAATTCTCTGTTTTAGTTCCTAACGAGCGCGGTATGCAAGATGCCATCGCCAGTGGTGTTAAAGAGATCGCTATCTTTGCGGCTTGTTCAGAGTCGTTCTCTCAAAAGAATATCAATTGCTCCATCGATGAAAGCTTTAAACGTTTTGAGCCAGTCATGGCACTAGCTAAGAAACACAAAATCAAAGTGCGTGGCTATCTTTCCACCTGCTTTGGTTGTCCTTTTGAAGGAAAAGTTCCAGAGGCTCGCGTTGTGAAGCTTGCTCAGCGCATGCATAAACTGGGAGTTTACGAGCTTTCCGTGGGTGACACTATAGGTGTTGCGAATGTCGGCCAAGTTCATTCACTTTTTAAGAAAATCAAAAAAGTCGTTCCTGTTAAAAAGTTAGCAGGACATTTCCACGATACTCGAGGACAAGCTCTTGCGAATATTCTTGCGGCTTATGAAGAGGGCGTCCGCGTTTTTGATACTAGCCTTGGTGGTTTGGGTGGTTGTCCTTACGCTCCAGGTGCGACAGGGAATGTGGCGACAGAAGATGTTGTTTACATGTTCCACGGCATGGGAATTAAAACAGGTTTAAACCTTGATAAGTTGATTGCGATCGATCCTTGGATGTCAGAGAAAATCCAACACGCACTTCCCTGGAAGGTTGGTAAAGTGGGACCACTGAAACCTCTGGGAAAAGTCGCTGTCTCAAAATGAGATATTAACTTTCTGAGCACGTACTCTAAACGTTTACGTCGTTAACAGGTGTTGCCGCGTTTTGTTCTCTATTGGTTTCCATTGATCTCAAAACCCATTTTAATCCAGTTAGTTCCATTAGTTATTGGTATCGAGTTTGAAATAGTCACCTTTGAATTAAAACAATTCTTAGGGAGACCTATTTATGAAGTTCAACCGAGCTCTTAGCTTTGCCTTGATTTCCAACATGATCTTCGCGTCGTTTTCACACGCGATCAGTAAGGAATTACAAGATCTTGTGACTTTGGAAACCAAATCCAATGCTGTCACGACCCGCAGTGATAAGGAGGTCATGGTTTACCATTATGACATTCCAATGAGTTTGGTTGAAGCGGATATAGCAAAAAGGGCTCCTCAAAAATTTGTCGACTCATTAGTTCACGAAGAAAAAGGTGTGAAGTATCTTCGTTGGATCATCAATCCAGAGGACACCAAGTGGTGGCAAGAAATCGCTGGCTTCTTGAAAGACAACGGCATTACTCCTATTAAGAAGGTCTATTATAAAGGATATATGACGGCCTCGCGCAGTTATATAATTGTCGATCCCGTTTCCAAGGCAGAGTTTTCCTTTAAAGGTTCCACGGATAAAACCGGCGGTTTTTGGCGTGATAAACATCAAGACTGGGATGATGGTAAGCAAATCCGTATGATGACGGATTTCGTGGACCAACAACTTGCAAAACAACCCAAACTCTAC is a window of Bdellovibrio sp. SKB1291214 DNA encoding:
- a CDS encoding acetyl-CoA carboxylase biotin carboxyl carrier protein subunit produces the protein MDVKVRIDGVDHKGQAQLLQGTLWVHVNGRTFTMDAGAGRKSRKKAGAGGSSDTVSAPMPGKVTKILVQTGAELKAGQAVLVMEAMKMEYTLKADIAGTVDSVSCAVGEQVALGKALVKIKPSAE
- a CDS encoding EamA family transporter codes for the protein MEKLVAVLCVLIAIFSVQGGASFAKQLFPLIGPQAATFWRAWFSALILLAIYRPWTQKFSASTLKTVAIYGVCLACMNLTFYLSIERVPLGVAVALEFTGPLAVAILGSKRVLDILWVALAAAGIILILPHSDFSKNIDLLGALLALIAGAFWGFYIILAKKVGSKIPGGTATAMGLTVAALTVTVPAVSHVHPSVYDNQMWLMILGMAILSGAIPFSLEMIALRRIPSKTFGVFMSMEPAVAALMGLLFLNERLSDTQMVAIVCVMAASCGSSLTSRSVKVPGKQPIANAKLFGIW
- a CDS encoding hydroxymethylglutaryl-CoA lyase is translated as MAKNSVAIVEMGLRDGLQNEKVVLDADTRVEFARRLIEAGTKRVEIGAFVSPQWVPQMAGTKEVVSKAFGLQKSGQIPKKTEFSVLVPNERGMQDAIASGVKEIAIFAACSESFSQKNINCSIDESFKRFEPVMALAKKHKIKVRGYLSTCFGCPFEGKVPEARVVKLAQRMHKLGVYELSVGDTIGVANVGQVHSLFKKIKKVVPVKKLAGHFHDTRGQALANILAAYEEGVRVFDTSLGGLGGCPYAPGATGNVATEDVVYMFHGMGIKTGLNLDKLIAIDPWMSEKIQHALPWKVGKVGPLKPLGKVAVSK
- a CDS encoding carboxyl transferase domain-containing protein; this encodes MEILDSHIDVNSSDFKANRDAMLNIVGQWRERVELVKQGGGADATKKHKARGKMTARERIEALVDGGTAFLEFSTLAAWDMYEGQAPGAGVITGIGVVHGTECVIVANDATVKGGTYFPMTVKKHLRAQEIAFENGLPCIYLVDSGGAFLPMQADVFPDRDHFGRIFYNQARMSAAGIPQIAVVMGSCTAGGAYVPAMSDETVIVKENGTIFLGGPPLVKAATGEVVDAQALGGAQVHCENSGVTDHFAEDDEHAVEITRSIVAHLNHKKTVTMQILPVEEPLFDSQEIYGVIPKDSRVPFDVREIIARIVDGSRFHEFKALYGKTLVTGFAHIYGMPVGIIANNGVLFSESAQKAAHFIELCEQREIPLIFLQNITGFMVGKKYENEGIAKHGAKMVMAVSNAHVPKFTVVIGGSYGAGNYGMCGRAYQPRQLWMWPNAKISVMGGEQAANVLLTVKLDQMAAKGQTMGTEEQAEFKRPTLEKYEHESSAYYSSARLWDDGIIDPADTRRVLALGIAASLNKSWGEKSQGVFRM
- a CDS encoding enoyl-CoA hydratase-related protein, which gives rise to MNFVVIAEMDHVAYVKLNRPDVRNAFNPEMIAEITETFHQLEMRRDLRAVVLQGEGKSFCAGADLNWMREMVNFSYHQNREDSLRLFAMFEAIAKCTLPIIGLIHGAAFGGALGLVAVCDEVIAEEGTQFCFSEVKLGIAPAVISAFVQRKAVAGKVRPLMLSGAVFNPQVAQQAGLVTEIAPVGEGHNLLQKIIANYKQGGAEAVRETKKLLNDIANLTWEQQRDRTTHLIAERRASDEGQEGLKSFLEKREPSWRS
- a CDS encoding acetyl-CoA carboxylase biotin carboxylase subunit, giving the protein MTKMPGKFTRIAIANRGEVAVRIIKACEELGIETVLLHSEADIHSRAFRMATKTICIGPAPTAESYLNIEANINGALAGGAQAIHPGFGFLSENADFAEAVTKAGLTFIGPSAEAIRSLGDKVHCKELAKKAGLPLVPGYQGENQQVANLITEAERIGYPVIVKAAAGGGGRGMKLIKSSAEAAELIESAQREAQSAFGSPKVFLEKYLDRAKHIEFQIFGDSIGNVAHFFDRECSVQRRHQKIIEEATSPSLTDDLRRRMGEAACAIATLGKYKGAGTVEFLLQDGEFYLLEVNTRLQVEHPVTEEVLGVDLVKMQIMTAQGEYIHDPKMIRIPRGHSIECRIYAENPFLGGVPSTGLLGHVEWPEGPGRRYEYGFDSGDTITPYYDPMIAKVIVWDENRPRAIQKMIRVLKDSVVFGVHTNIPYLIEILSHKEFVMGTMTTRFIETYFADPIKEPELNEVEKKLAAAALAQARGAQTSGTQASTSPWASYWRGI